A genomic segment from Fundulus heteroclitus isolate FHET01 chromosome 6, MU-UCD_Fhet_4.1, whole genome shotgun sequence encodes:
- the LOC105935918 gene encoding cullin-3 produces MSNLKGGTKKDTKMRIRAFPMTMDEKYVNNIWDLLKNAIQEIQRKNNSGLSFEELYRNAYTMVLHKHGEKLYTGLREVVTEHLINKVREDVLNSLNNNFLQTLNQAWNDHQTAMVMIRDILMYMDRVYVQQNNVENVYNLGLIIFRDQVVRYGCIRDHLRQTLLDMIARERKGEVVDRGAIRNACQMLMILGLDGRTVYEEDFEAPFLEMSAEFFQMESQKFLAENSASVYIKKVEARINEEIERVMHCLDKSTEEPIVKVVERELISKHMKTIVEMENSGLVHMLKNSKTEDLACMYKLFSRVPNGLKTMCECMSSYLREQGKALVSEEGEGKNPVDYIQGLLDLKTRFDHFLLESFNNDRLFKQTIAGDFEYFLNLNSRSPEYLSLFIDDKLKKGVKGLTEQEVESILDKAMVLFRFMQEKDVFERYYKQHLGRRLLSNKSVSDDSEKNMISKLKTECGCQFTSKLEGMFRDMSISNTTMDEFRQYIQSISASLSGVDLTVRVLTTGYWPTQSATPKCTIPPAPRDAYEVFRRFYLAKHSGRQLTLQHHMGGADLNATFYGAIKKEDGSEVGVGGAQVTGSNTRKHILQVSTFQMTILMLFNNREKCTFEEIQQETDIPERELVRALQSLACGKPTQRVLTKEPKSKEIENGHVFTVNDQFTSKLHRVKIQTVAAKQGESDPERKETRQKVDDDRKHEIEAAIVRIMKSRKKMQHNVLVAEVTQQLRARFLPSPVVIKKRIEGLIEREYLARTPEDRKVYTYVA; encoded by the exons ATGTCCAACCTCAAAGGCGGCACCAAGAAGGACACCAAGATGAGGATACGAGCCTTTCCT ATGACGATGGATGAGAAATATGTAAATAACATCTGGGACCTTCTCAAGAACGCCATCCAGGAGATCCAGAGGAAGAACAACAGCGGGCTGAGCTTCGAGGAGCTGTACAGGAATGCCTACACCATGGTGCTGCACAAGCACGGAGAGAAGCTCTACACGGGCCTGAGGGAGGTGGTCACAGAGCACCTCATCAACAAA GTACGGGAAGATGTTCTGAACTCCTTGAACAACAACTTCCTGCAAACTCTGAACCAGGCCTGGAACGACCATCAAACCGCCATGGTTATGATCCGGGACATCCTCATGTACATG GACCGGGTTTACGTTCAGCAGAACAACGTGGAGAATGTATACAACCTCGGCCTCATCATATTCAGGGACCAGGTGGTGCGCTACGGCTGCATCCGGGACCACCTACGACAGACCTTGCTGGACATGATCGCGCGGGAGCGAAAGGGGGAGGTCGTGGACAG GGGCGCCATCAGGAACGCCTGCCAGATGCTGATGATTCTCGGTCTGGACGGCAGAACTGTATACGAGGAGGACTTCGAAGCCCCCTTCTTAGAAATGTCGGCCGAATTCTTCCAG ATGGAGAGCCAGAAGTTCCTGGCCGAAAACAGTGCCAGTGTCTACATAAAGAAGGTGGAGGCCAGAATCAATGAAGAGATCGAGCGAGTGATGCACTGCTTAGACAAGTCGACCGAAGAGCCGATTGTTAAGGTGGTGGAGAGGGAGCTCATTTCCAAGCATATGAAGACCATCGTGGAAATGGAGAACTCCGGCTTGGTGCATATGCTCAAAAATAGCAAGACAGAAG ACCTGGCCTGCATGTACAAGCTGTTCAGCCGGGTACCAAACGGCCTGAAAACAATGTGCGAGTGCATGAGCTCCTATTTGAGGGAACAAGGCAAAGCTCTGGTGTCAGAAGAGGGAGAGGGCAAGAACCCCGTCGACTACATTCAG gGTCTGCTGGACTTGAAAACACGATTCGATCATTTCCTCCTCGAGTCTTTCAACAACGACAGGCTCTTTAAGCAGACCATCGCTGGAGACTTTGAGTATTTTCTCAACCTCAACTCGCGCTCGCCGGAGTACCTGTCACTGTTCATAGACGACAAGCTGAAGAAGGGCGTGAAAGGG CTGACAGAACAGGAGGTGGAGTCTATCCTGGACAAGGCCATGGTGTTGTTCAGGTTTATGCAGGAGAAGGACGTGTTTGAAAGATACTACAAGCAGCACCTGGGTCGCCGGCTTCTCAGCAACAAGAGCGTCTCCGATGATTCGGAGAAGAACATGATCTCTAAGCTGAAG ACGGAGTGCGGCTGTCAGTTCACCTCCAAGCTGGAGGGGATGTTCAGAGACATGAGCATCTCGAACACTACCATGGATGAGTTCAGGCAGTACATCCAGAGCATATCG GCCTCTTTAAGCGGCGTAGACCTAACAGTAAGAGTCCTCACCACGGGCTATTGGCCCACACAGTCTGCAACACCGAAGTGCACCATCCCCCCGGCTCCTAGAGATGCTTATGAAGTCTTCAGAAG GTTTTACCTTGCTAAGCACAGTGGAAGGCAGCTCACACTACAACACCACATGGGGGGAGCAGACCTAAATGCAACTTTCTACGGAGCCATTAAAAAG GAGGACGGCTCGGAGGTGGGTGTCGGCGGAGCACAGGTGACGGGTTCAAACACCCGAAAGCACATCTTGCAGGTCTCTACCTTCCAGATGACCATCCTCATGCTCTTCAACAACAGAGAAAAGTGCACTTTTGAG GAGATTCAGCAGGAGACGGATATCCCCGAGAGGGAGTTGGTGCGGGCGTTGCAGTCCTTAGCGTGTGGAAAACCTACACAGCGAGTTCTAACGAAAGAGCCAAAGTCAAAAGAGATCGAAAATGGCCACGTGTTTACAGTCAACGATCAGTTTACCTCCAAGCTGCACAGAGTCAAAATCCAGACGG TTGCTGCTAAGCAAGGGGAATCGGATcctgaaagaaaagagacacgGCAGAAAGTGGACGACGACAGGAAGCATGAGATCGAGGCAGCCATCGTCCGCATCATGAAGTCGAGGAAGAAGATGCAGCACAATGTCCTGGTAGCAGAG GTGACCCAGCAGCTCCGAGCGCGGTTTCTTCCCAGTCCTGTGGTAATCAAAAAGCGCATTGAAGGACTGATAGAAAGAGAATACCTGGCGCGGACCCCAGAGGATCGTAAAGTGTACACCTATGTGGCGTAG